From the genome of Geminocystis herdmanii PCC 6308, one region includes:
- a CDS encoding MotA/TolQ/ExbB proton channel family protein: protein MLETFKIFPLWLTITTIVFVILPAILSAFTRRSLYQHLRDLEKKTRRLVNGDSEGIQPRFINLLQQRFTKSSQQIENVNTIALIDGVYHQETITFLNIKIRCEEAEYITKTIPNLLLAFGLLGTFLGITLNLNSISQIINTGGTNIIDLTSQLQQPLQSMGIAFITSLIGLFCASILTIINLKYNISLEKNSLLNNLEDYLDNIYKPLVEGDTRLDKAVNKMVDKQTEFLERFHEKVGQVLERTFKQAADRIAEENEKSVKLATQIYNALWEVSSSLNTGANTFQLSMDKLASQVKNLDNIVVKLDKNINNFANSSQLILQASNKIEASKFSENLEKITDNLAQIQREFTLSTKELTQSVIIFHNDSKKATDLALNIYQELKTASESLEESSVLFADSATTIKESQFTQNLLYASDNLKTIKEQFLDLIDSLHHLIKPLENNIQTFNLSIHKMSEISPNYQQFANSIELLDKSANIFIQSAETIKESKFNDSLQETTSNIIKMENIFLENIKNFSDIVEPITINIRTLKLSSNKMQQLAENIDQIQSNINMINDRYLEMTNTSGEILLKLGEMAVNTNNSHSQVIDNLNRITKQFSDNFNNNYPSLIGELGQDISNNNYDLKGLTYRLISEVKQKAKDINYLSRIEGDKILTETAFKYLPKIEERLRETANQFKQYHYDHIDKDGRKCTPEEAEIIANELRYLGMEIRNIQNISDLRLMYRVTSLFSYQISRFRHYKANKNNLSLSYFINNEVLNILNECMAKSYYLS from the coding sequence ATGTTAGAAACATTTAAAATTTTTCCGCTATGGTTAACCATAACAACAATAGTTTTCGTTATTTTACCTGCTATTTTATCAGCTTTTACTAGACGTAGTTTATATCAACATTTACGAGATTTAGAAAAGAAAACAAGAAGATTAGTTAATGGTGATAGTGAAGGAATACAACCTAGATTTATTAATCTTTTGCAACAACGATTTACAAAATCAAGTCAACAGATAGAAAATGTTAATACCATTGCCTTAATTGACGGAGTATATCATCAAGAAACCATCACTTTTTTAAATATTAAAATTCGTTGTGAAGAAGCGGAATATATCACTAAAACTATTCCTAATTTACTCTTAGCTTTTGGTTTATTAGGTACATTTTTAGGCATCACCTTAAACTTAAATAGTATCAGTCAAATTATTAATACTGGCGGTACAAATATTATTGATTTAACAAGCCAGCTACAGCAACCTTTACAAAGTATGGGGATTGCTTTTATTACCAGTTTAATCGGTTTATTCTGTGCATCAATTTTGACAATAATTAATCTTAAATATAATATTAGTTTAGAGAAAAATTCTTTACTAAATAACTTAGAAGACTATCTCGATAATATTTATAAACCTTTGGTAGAAGGTGACACCAGATTAGATAAAGCAGTTAATAAAATGGTGGATAAACAAACAGAATTTTTAGAGAGATTTCATGAAAAAGTCGGGCAAGTTTTAGAGCGAACTTTTAAACAAGCGGCAGATAGAATTGCCGAAGAAAATGAGAAATCAGTAAAATTAGCTACTCAAATTTATAATGCTTTATGGGAAGTTTCTAGTAGTTTAAATACAGGGGCAAATACTTTTCAATTATCGATGGATAAATTAGCTAGTCAAGTAAAGAATCTCGATAATATTGTAGTTAAATTAGATAAAAATATCAATAATTTTGCGAATAGTTCTCAACTTATTTTACAAGCATCGAATAAAATAGAAGCGAGTAAGTTTAGTGAAAATTTAGAGAAAATTACTGATAATTTAGCTCAAATTCAAAGAGAGTTTACCCTATCGACAAAAGAATTAACCCAAAGTGTAATTATTTTTCATAATGATAGTAAAAAAGCCACTGATTTAGCATTAAATATTTACCAAGAGTTAAAAACAGCTAGTGAAAGTTTGGAGGAAAGTTCGGTTTTATTTGCCGATTCAGCTACTACTATTAAAGAAAGTCAATTTACTCAAAATTTACTCTATGCTAGTGATAATTTAAAAACAATTAAAGAACAATTTTTAGATTTAATTGATAGCTTACACCATTTAATTAAACCTCTTGAAAATAATATTCAAACTTTTAATTTATCGATTCATAAAATGAGCGAAATTTCACCCAATTATCAGCAATTTGCCAATTCGATCGAACTCTTAGATAAAAGTGCTAATATTTTTATACAATCCGCCGAAACAATTAAAGAAAGTAAATTTAACGATAGTTTACAAGAAACAACAAGTAACATAATTAAAATGGAAAATATATTTTTAGAAAATATTAAAAATTTTAGTGACATAGTAGAGCCAATAACAATTAATATTAGAACTTTAAAACTTTCTAGTAACAAAATGCAACAACTAGCAGAAAATATTGACCAAATTCAATCTAATATTAACATGATTAACGATCGATATTTAGAAATGACTAATACCAGCGGAGAAATTTTATTAAAACTGGGAGAAATGGCAGTTAATACCAATAATAGCCATAGTCAAGTTATTGATAATTTAAACAGGATAACAAAGCAATTTAGTGATAATTTTAATAATAATTATCCTTCTCTTATTGGCGAATTGGGGCAAGATATATCCAATAATAATTATGATTTAAAAGGCTTAACTTATAGATTAATTAGTGAGGTAAAACAAAAGGCTAAAGATATTAATTATTTATCAAGAATTGAAGGAGATAAAATTCTCACAGAAACTGCTTTTAAATATTTACCCAAAATAGAAGAAAGATTGAGAGAAACTGCAAATCAATTTAAACAATATCATTATGATCATATTGATAAAGATGGAAGAAAATGTACTCCTGAAGAAGCAGAAATAATTGCTAATGAATTAAGATATTTAGGCATGGAAATAAGAAATATTCAAAATATATCAGATTTAAGATTAATGTATAGAGTAACTTCTTTATTTTCCTATCAAATATCAAGATTTAGGCATTATAAAGCAAATAAAAATAATCTATCTTTATCTTATTTTATTAACAATGAAGTTCTCAATATTTTAAATGAATGTATGGCTAAAAGTTATTATTTAAGTTAA
- a CDS encoding tubulin-like doman-containing protein has protein sequence MKVGNRLRATGKSFLVTSNYSLCEYNKIIGYFVMTPELYGNNAGVRANTYAALKELDYYSSPKRRFKQNYDAQGIVSIDESRPPFDYCYLVGDRTFNDHRILNKNKLSQIIAYKIFADFAEDKEIIAGLKRNRKNFDLPITLFDEHPRSNVQNYLTFGLSKIYFPRDLTIAICLNKVKMKLINFWLYGDGQSPDSVELLDKFLLNWQSKNETNPNIFKAKLESVTQENDKTFKQVLNNWLSKNKTEIDNCNNADDRQRFIDKIRSEIKSQFKKVQLGETENIRGVWLTQLQKNSIKLEKQFTQDILDYFANLLEPSNPTFALDNTRGWLEALLTKLNEYVRELEEEKEKGMAFVTLENIDKKWQDSCQRFDDIETDKKGFLGIGGKSNKTKNQEFEREANQSIQDIDKLIQRNFDLTLTEESLKIVTNLRQLVINLKTKASNFYNLLQDIESFYKRKGEDLSQIDDDEINGEAIFEPEDNDQYYQVLLPESEKRNLFVEVSNKINETATLPSSLLYFFTAERAIDERELSEIIDDNIEGKFGNKTIDLTESVVNRFMQKYPFSSGEIRLQQIIDEGDFLLPLNLSEPYLINNFAPSKNESPRVEPIIAFKGTDERENKQFQELITQKLGFPSDRVIPLIQSKNEIIIIQEIAAFPLRIINGLQTLKSQYEQQKSSLNGYSLHNDYTKNFLDIIPPPAREMEQLQDLFYTCLGFGKITKNIPVTHKKYKKIKPADSHYTAIVLKTENELTGENYELELSQNWSEALEQISQNKALVEHLEDIKEELIYDIQTQPELWTSYDLKFKSFARKVSQMKESDDNFPEKDLLLGKPANLNSRPKEGILTRIYKQFMTILEEIKTELDQELEFDQNNETNFVDAEIDNSDNYININVEEVDREFYEKWKNITPLELLEMKKEGILSTEEVNKIKKYVLGL, from the coding sequence GTGAAGGTAGGCAACCGGCTACGGGCAACAGGCAAAAGTTTTCTTGTAACATCAAATTATAGCCTTTGCGAGTATAACAAAATTATTGGTTACTTTGTCATGACTCCTGAACTATACGGTAATAACGCTGGAGTCAGAGCGAATACTTACGCCGCATTAAAAGAATTAGATTATTATAGTTCTCCTAAGCGTCGATTTAAACAAAATTATGATGCACAAGGCATTGTTTCCATTGATGAATCTCGCCCTCCTTTTGATTATTGTTACCTAGTGGGCGATCGCACTTTTAATGATCATCGAATACTAAATAAAAACAAACTTTCTCAAATTATTGCCTATAAAATTTTTGCAGATTTTGCAGAAGATAAAGAAATTATAGCAGGATTAAAACGTAATCGGAAAAACTTTGATTTACCGATTACATTATTTGATGAACATCCCCGTAGTAATGTTCAAAATTATCTAACATTTGGTTTATCAAAAATTTATTTTCCCCGAGATTTAACCATTGCGATTTGCCTGAATAAAGTTAAAATGAAACTAATTAACTTCTGGTTATATGGAGACGGGCAGAGTCCAGATTCAGTAGAATTATTAGACAAATTTTTATTAAATTGGCAGTCAAAAAATGAAACTAATCCTAACATTTTCAAAGCCAAACTAGAATCTGTTACCCAAGAAAATGATAAGACATTTAAACAGGTATTAAATAACTGGTTAAGTAAAAATAAAACTGAAATAGATAACTGCAACAATGCAGATGATAGACAGAGATTTATCGATAAAATCCGTAGTGAAATTAAAAGCCAATTCAAAAAAGTACAACTCGGAGAAACCGAAAATATTAGGGGTGTATGGTTAACTCAATTACAGAAAAATAGTATTAAATTAGAAAAACAATTTACTCAAGATATTCTTGATTATTTTGCTAATTTACTCGAACCTTCTAACCCTACTTTTGCCTTAGATAATACTCGAGGTTGGTTAGAGGCATTATTAACTAAATTAAATGAATATGTAAGAGAATTAGAAGAAGAAAAAGAAAAAGGTATGGCTTTTGTTACCCTTGAAAATATAGATAAAAAATGGCAAGATTCTTGTCAAAGATTTGATGATATTGAAACCGATAAAAAAGGTTTTTTAGGTATTGGTGGTAAATCTAATAAAACAAAAAATCAAGAATTTGAGCGAGAAGCAAATCAAAGTATTCAAGACATTGATAAACTTATTCAACGAAACTTTGATTTAACCTTAACAGAAGAATCACTCAAAATAGTAACTAACTTAAGACAATTAGTCATAAATCTAAAAACTAAAGCCAGTAATTTTTATAATCTCCTTCAAGATATAGAAAGTTTTTATAAACGCAAAGGAGAAGATTTAAGTCAAATCGATGATGATGAAATTAACGGAGAGGCAATATTTGAACCTGAAGATAATGATCAATATTATCAAGTTTTATTACCTGAATCAGAAAAAAGAAACTTATTCGTAGAAGTTAGTAATAAAATTAACGAAACAGCGACTCTCCCCTCTTCATTATTGTATTTTTTCACCGCCGAAAGAGCCATTGATGAAAGAGAATTAAGTGAAATTATTGATGATAATATTGAGGGAAAATTTGGGAATAAGACTATCGATTTAACTGAATCAGTGGTTAATCGTTTTATGCAGAAATATCCTTTTTCTAGTGGTGAAATTCGTTTACAGCAAATTATTGATGAAGGAGATTTTTTACTGCCATTAAATTTAAGTGAACCCTATTTAATAAATAATTTTGCTCCTAGTAAAAATGAATCTCCTAGAGTAGAACCAATAATTGCTTTTAAAGGAACTGATGAAAGAGAAAATAAACAATTTCAAGAATTAATTACTCAAAAATTAGGTTTTCCTTCTGATCGTGTTATTCCATTAATACAATCAAAAAATGAAATTATAATTATTCAAGAAATTGCGGCTTTTCCTTTAAGAATTATTAATGGTTTACAAACTCTAAAATCTCAATATGAACAACAAAAATCATCTCTCAATGGTTATTCATTACATAACGATTATACAAAGAACTTTTTAGATATAATTCCACCTCCAGCTAGAGAAATGGAACAATTACAAGATTTATTTTACACTTGTTTAGGATTTGGAAAAATTACTAAAAATATTCCTGTTACTCATAAAAAATATAAAAAAATAAAACCTGCTGATAGTCATTATACAGCAATAGTTTTAAAAACTGAAAATGAATTAACAGGCGAAAATTATGAGTTAGAATTAAGTCAAAATTGGTCTGAAGCATTAGAACAAATTTCACAAAATAAAGCCTTAGTGGAACATTTAGAAGATATAAAAGAAGAATTAATTTATGACATTCAAACTCAACCAGAATTATGGACTTCTTATGATTTAAAGTTCAAATCATTTGCTCGTAAAGTTAGTCAAATGAAAGAATCAGATGATAACTTTCCAGAAAAAGATTTATTATTGGGAAAACCTGCTAATCTTAATTCTCGTCCCAAAGAAGGTATTTTAACTAGAATTTATAAGCAATTTATGACTATTTTAGAAGAAATTAAAACTGAGTTAGATCAAGAATTAGAATTTGATCAAAATAATGAGACTAATTTCGTTGATGCTGAAATAGATAATTCGGATAATTATATTAATATTAATGTAGAAGAAGTCGATCGAGAATTTTATGAGAAATGGAAAAATATAACTCCATTAGAATTATTAGAAATGAAAAAAGAAGGTATTTTAAGCACAGAGGAGGTAAATAAAATCAAAAAATATGTCTTGGGTTTATAA
- a CDS encoding asparaginase codes for MTRLKRTPYPRLEVHLLREGIVESIHQGEVVVADDRGRSLAVAGDAETVSFMRSSMKPFQALAVTSTGVMERFDLTDKDLAIICSSHQGNIEQARQVFNILWRADIEPSYLKCPIPQGKDSALQHNCSGKHAGMLAVCQQRNWDLDTYTHRSNPVQQLILHKIAELLSIPGAEIMTARDDCGVPTYALELGQMATLYAKLASGNSIDLERIVRSMTHHPSMIAGAGAFDTELMNLTDGLLVSKSGAEGIQCIGNIGQNMGLAIKILDGAKRAKYATAIHVLKQMGWITPTVAENLGDKFLRIDNYRRLEVAGELALL; via the coding sequence ATGACTAGATTAAAACGCACCCCTTATCCACGTTTAGAAGTACATCTCCTTAGAGAAGGGATAGTGGAATCTATCCATCAGGGAGAAGTGGTAGTGGCGGACGATCGAGGACGTAGCCTAGCTGTCGCTGGAGATGCTGAAACTGTCTCTTTTATGCGATCGTCCATGAAACCGTTTCAAGCTCTTGCGGTGACAAGCACAGGGGTAATGGAGAGGTTTGATTTAACCGACAAGGATTTGGCAATTATTTGTAGCTCTCATCAAGGTAATATTGAACAAGCTAGACAAGTATTTAATATACTATGGAGAGCGGATATTGAGCCCAGTTACCTAAAATGCCCGATTCCTCAAGGAAAAGATAGCGCGTTACAACATAATTGCTCAGGAAAACACGCAGGTATGTTGGCGGTGTGTCAACAAAGAAATTGGGATTTAGATACTTATACTCATCGATCGAACCCTGTACAACAGCTAATATTACATAAGATAGCCGAATTATTGTCAATTCCGGGTGCAGAAATTATGACGGCGAGGGATGATTGCGGTGTGCCTACCTATGCTTTAGAATTAGGACAAATGGCGACTCTTTACGCTAAATTGGCATCGGGTAACAGCATTGATTTAGAAAGAATAGTTCGATCGATGACCCATCATCCCAGTATGATAGCAGGAGCTGGAGCATTTGACACCGAATTAATGAACTTAACCGATGGATTGTTAGTGAGTAAATCAGGGGCGGAAGGTATCCAATGTATTGGTAATATTGGGCAAAATATGGGATTAGCCATCAAAATTTTAGATGGTGCAAAACGGGCGAAATATGCCACGGCTATTCATGTATTAAAACAAATGGGATGGATTACCCCAACGGTTGCAGAGAATTTAGGGGATAAATTTTTGCGCATTGATAATTATAGGCGTTTGGAAGTAGCAGGAGAATTGGCTTTATTGTAA
- a CDS encoding DUF3172 domain-containing protein — protein MKRQPRSKNPYPYDNSPPRKTNKPPSPSFMEGLNYTLVAICAGIFILGIGVGIALSSGQTISTPNVASREVIDRSAPNPEICVQFGASAIVSDLRVFITLNPFNVYVTQPNMKPGCVLRKNNWSILEQQKLITDEQVRLCKNRMNTFAFTGTLESSPRIECVYQNDAAGNLFFNRPGTVDPKKTENF, from the coding sequence ATGAAACGCCAACCTAGATCAAAAAATCCCTACCCTTACGATAATTCGCCACCTCGTAAAACAAATAAACCTCCTTCCCCCTCATTTATGGAAGGTTTAAACTATACTTTAGTCGCTATTTGTGCGGGTATTTTTATTCTCGGTATCGGAGTTGGTATTGCTTTAAGCTCTGGACAGACTATTAGTACTCCTAATGTAGCGTCAAGGGAAGTGATCGATCGAAGTGCGCCCAACCCCGAAATTTGTGTACAATTTGGCGCAAGTGCTATTGTATCTGATTTACGAGTCTTTATCACCCTTAATCCTTTTAACGTTTATGTAACACAGCCAAACATGAAGCCCGGATGTGTTTTAAGAAAGAATAATTGGTCAATTTTAGAACAACAAAAATTAATTACTGATGAGCAGGTAAGACTGTGTAAAAATCGCATGAATACTTTTGCATTTACTGGTACTTTAGAAAGTTCTCCTAGGATAGAATGTGTCTATCAAAACGATGCGGCAGGAAACTTATTTTTTAATCGTCCGGGTACAGTTGATCCGAAAAAAACAGAGAATTTTTAA
- a CDS encoding DUF6816 family protein → MSFLFLNISSVNASILDQRISQYPQWDHKLSLPKPRQELIFPDWFEGIWDVTSTLKEQIAPLSPQFKTPSFDSNEIYVDKKINFLVKFIPTILIPKNNNFVPTIINKNQVIIPDRAFNGLSIAQAYLGEKNVKQVIVNKFNSTEQKTVFQKDNELISTVIGRKQETVSPNDFITSEITRQFFRRPNSVYLNLVETTTKYHLINENKIEGEQITAVYLSTEDPDYFLAIEQPVALYYYTLNLVKKS, encoded by the coding sequence TTGAGCTTTTTATTCTTAAATATTTCCAGTGTTAATGCCAGTATCTTAGATCAAAGAATATCACAATATCCCCAATGGGATCATAAACTTTCTTTACCGAAGCCTAGGCAAGAGTTAATTTTTCCCGATTGGTTTGAAGGTATATGGGATGTTACTAGCACTTTAAAAGAACAAATTGCCCCCCTTTCACCTCAATTTAAAACTCCTAGTTTTGATAGTAATGAGATATATGTTGATAAAAAGATCAATTTTTTAGTTAAATTTATTCCCACAATTTTAATACCTAAAAATAATAATTTTGTGCCAACAATTATTAATAAGAATCAAGTGATAATTCCCGATCGAGCTTTTAATGGTTTATCTATAGCTCAAGCATATTTAGGAGAAAAAAATGTTAAACAAGTAATTGTTAATAAGTTTAATTCTACAGAACAAAAAACAGTTTTTCAAAAAGATAATGAGTTAATCTCCACTGTCATAGGAAGAAAACAAGAAACCGTTTCACCTAATGATTTTATCACTAGCGAAATCACAAGACAATTTTTTCGCCGTCCAAATAGTGTCTATTTAAACTTAGTAGAAACTACCACAAAATATCACTTAATTAATGAAAATAAAATAGAAGGAGAACAAATTACTGCCGTTTATTTATCCACAGAAGACCCAGATTATTTTTTAGCGATCGAGCAACCAGTAGCCCTATATTATTATACACTAAACCTAGTAAAAAAATCTTAA
- a CDS encoding DUF6883 domain-containing protein yields the protein MKLPNENKVNPTQIDEKLTTYILKEDHKDGKNKARLFKSILGITLNNKYLLIEALIKIAKEEDICHSENSPYGKKYVIDFLLTTPDGFSIVRSAWIILNKENYPRLTTVYPLK from the coding sequence ATGAAATTACCCAATGAAAATAAAGTTAACCCAACTCAAATTGATGAAAAATTAACGACTTATATTTTAAAAGAAGATCATAAAGATGGTAAAAATAAAGCTCGTTTATTCAAATCAATATTAGGAATTACACTAAATAATAAATATCTCTTAATTGAGGCATTAATTAAAATAGCTAAAGAAGAAGATATTTGTCACAGTGAAAATAGCCCTTATGGCAAAAAATATGTTATTGATTTTTTATTAACAACTCCCGATGGTTTTTCGATCGTCAGAAGTGCTTGGATTATACTTAATAAAGAAAACTATCCCCGTTTAACGACAGTTTATCCTTTAAAATAA
- a CDS encoding DUF167 family protein, translating into MKITVKVKPNSSQSKITQNSEGIWIINLKSPPVDGKANEELISLLAKQFKVKKSQVIIKLGLSSKNKVIEIIDS; encoded by the coding sequence ATGAAAATTACCGTCAAAGTTAAACCTAATTCCTCACAATCAAAAATCACCCAAAATAGCGAAGGTATCTGGATAATTAACTTAAAATCTCCTCCCGTTGACGGTAAAGCTAATGAAGAATTAATCTCTTTATTAGCAAAACAATTTAAGGTAAAAAAATCTCAAGTTATCATCAAATTAGGGTTATCTAGTAAGAATAAAGTCATTGAAATTATTGACAGTTAA
- a CDS encoding HepT-like ribonuclease domain-containing protein — MLETLLIIETFTEDLTFDSFVNDTKTLFAINHAIERIGEATKNIPENIRIKYPQIKWKGLTGMRDKIIHYYFGINYQIVWDTITIDLLLLKPVIEDIIQNL; from the coding sequence ATTTTAGAAACATTATTAATTATTGAAACATTTACAGAAGATTTAACGTTTGATTCTTTTGTCAATGATACAAAAACTCTATTTGCCATAAATCACGCCATAGAAAGAATAGGAGAAGCGACTAAAAATATCCCTGAAAATATCAGAATAAAATACCCTCAGATAAAATGGAAAGGATTGACTGGTATGAGAGATAAAATCATTCATTATTATTTTGGTATTAACTATCAAATTGTCTGGGATACTATCACAATAGATTTACTTTTACTAAAACCAGTCATTGAGGATATTATTCAAAACCTTTAA
- a CDS encoding tubulin-like doman-containing protein: MVSKSPTETKTLNIKRTVCIGLGGTGRDILMQIRRLIVDRYGKLSELPVVSFVHIDTDKNASQVAGLKSGDTYHGENILFKPAEYVTATMNKQEINDLVAGLEERNPHERTSPYNHIANWFPPQLVRNLQAIEDGAGAIRPVGRLAFFHNHNKIQSAIKNADNRTIGHSEKLLSKNIAVESGTNIFVFGSLCGGTGSGTFIDMAYTLRAMYSDQVNILRKGIT, encoded by the coding sequence ATGGTTAGCAAGAGTCCTACAGAAACAAAAACCCTCAATATTAAACGTACCGTATGTATTGGCTTAGGGGGTACTGGTAGAGATATTTTAATGCAAATTCGCCGTTTAATAGTCGATCGATATGGTAAACTGAGCGAGTTACCCGTTGTCAGTTTCGTGCATATAGACACCGATAAAAACGCCTCCCAAGTAGCAGGGTTAAAAAGTGGAGACACCTATCACGGCGAGAATATCTTGTTTAAACCTGCCGAATATGTTACGGCTACGATGAATAAACAGGAAATCAATGATTTAGTAGCAGGATTAGAAGAAAGAAATCCCCATGAAAGAACATCACCTTACAATCATATTGCTAATTGGTTTCCCCCACAATTAGTAAGAAATTTACAAGCTATAGAAGATGGTGCAGGTGCAATTCGCCCAGTGGGAAGATTAGCCTTTTTTCACAATCATAATAAAATTCAGAGTGCTATCAAAAATGCTGATAATAGAACTATCGGACATTCTGAAAAACTATTAAGTAAAAATATAGCCGTTGAATCGGGTACTAATATTTTCGTTTTTGGTTCATTGTGTGGAGGTACAGGAAGCGGTACATTTATTGATATGGCTTATACTCTCAGAGCCATGTATAGTGATCAAGTAAATATACTCAGAAAGGGCATAACTTGA
- a CDS encoding DUF4926 domain-containing protein has translation MNKIKLHDTVALTENITMNQFMTDKKIVIPRGQVGTIVEVYSEEKAFEVEFSDSNGQTYALVSLRAEQLILLYYDTSNLVLI, from the coding sequence ATGAATAAAATTAAATTACATGACACTGTAGCTTTAACTGAAAATATCACAATGAATCAATTTATGACTGATAAAAAAATAGTTATACCCAGAGGACAAGTTGGTACAATAGTTGAAGTTTATTCTGAAGAAAAAGCCTTTGAAGTAGAATTTTCAGACTCCAATGGGCAAACTTATGCTTTAGTATCTCTTAGGGCAGAACAATTAATACTACTTTATTATGACACTTCTAATCTTGTTTTAATTTAA
- a CDS encoding glucose-1-phosphate thymidylyltransferase, whose translation MKALILSGGKGTRLRPLTYTGAKQLVPVANKPILWYGIEALVKAKITDIGIIISPETGAEIQEKTGDGSNFGANITYILQDSPDGLAHAVKIAQPFLGNSPFVMYLGDNLIADDLSEYLDEFILKNLDALILLRKVSNPSAFGVATVNEKGEVLALVEKPQNPPSNLALVGIYFFSPEIHNSIEILKPSARGELEITDAIQNLLENKKLVSARELKNWWLDTGKKDDLLEANRIILDTNLTSENLGIIQGSTQIIGRVKIGKKTKIINSTIRGPVIIGDNCYLENCFIGPYSSIADNAKLTDTDLEHSVILESAQVLGIQQRIVDSVIGQRAKINLVLKRPKALSFMIGDDSHIELT comes from the coding sequence GTGAAAGCATTAATTTTATCAGGTGGAAAAGGTACAAGATTACGTCCTCTAACTTATACCGGGGCGAAACAATTAGTACCTGTAGCGAATAAACCGATTCTTTGGTACGGTATCGAAGCCTTAGTGAAGGCAAAAATTACAGATATAGGTATCATTATCAGCCCTGAAACTGGCGCGGAAATCCAAGAAAAAACAGGAGATGGTAGTAATTTTGGGGCAAATATTACCTATATTTTACAAGATAGTCCCGATGGTTTAGCCCATGCAGTTAAAATAGCTCAACCTTTTCTCGGTAATTCTCCCTTTGTCATGTATTTAGGTGACAACTTAATTGCTGATGATTTATCAGAATATTTAGATGAGTTTATTCTCAAAAATTTAGATGCTTTAATTCTGCTGAGAAAAGTCTCTAATCCTTCGGCTTTTGGAGTGGCAACAGTTAATGAAAAGGGAGAAGTTTTAGCCTTAGTAGAAAAGCCACAAAATCCTCCTTCTAATTTAGCTTTAGTGGGTATTTATTTTTTCTCTCCTGAAATTCACAACTCGATCGAAATTTTAAAACCTTCTGCACGAGGGGAATTAGAAATAACTGATGCCATTCAAAATTTATTAGAAAATAAAAAATTAGTATCAGCAAGAGAATTAAAAAATTGGTGGTTAGATACAGGAAAAAAAGATGATTTATTAGAGGCAAATCGCATTATTTTAGATACTAATTTAACTTCCGAAAATTTAGGAATAATTCAAGGAAGTACTCAAATAATTGGGAGAGTAAAAATAGGTAAAAAGACAAAAATTATTAATTCAACTATCCGAGGACCTGTTATTATTGGAGATAATTGTTATTTAGAAAATTGCTTTATTGGTCCTTATTCAAGCATAGCAGATAATGCCAAATTAACTGACACAGATTTAGAACATAGTGTTATTTTAGAGTCAGCACAAGTGTTAGGTATTCAACAAAGAATTGTCGATAGTGTAATTGGACAAAGAGCAAAAATTAACCTTGTTTTAAAACGCCCAAAAGCTCTAAGTTTTATGATTGGTGATGACTCTCACATTGAATTAACATAG